From the unidentified bacterial endosymbiont genome, one window contains:
- the rluF gene encoding 23S rRNA pseudouridine(2604) synthase RluF, with the protein MLPTQSTRLNKYISESGICSRREADRYIEQGNVFLNGKRATIGDQVVPGDVVKVNGQVIEPRDAEDLVFIALNKPVGIVSTTEDGERDNIVDFVNHSSRIFPIGRLDKDSQGLIFLTNHGDLVNKILRAGNDHEKEYIVTVNKPVTDEFIRGMGAGVPILGTVTKKCKVKKEAPFAFRITLVQGLNRQIRRMCEHFGYDVTKLERTRIMNVSLSGIPLGEWRDLTDDELIELFKLIENSSSEAKPKAKAKPKTQAIKRPVVNAPQAEEKGRGKPANGKRFVQPGRKKKGR; encoded by the coding sequence ATGCTGCCAACTCAATCAACCCGATTAAACAAATACATTAGCGAGAGCGGGATCTGCTCTCGTCGTGAGGCTGACCGTTACATTGAACAGGGTAACGTGTTTCTTAACGGCAAGCGCGCCACCATCGGCGACCAGGTGGTGCCTGGCGATGTGGTGAAAGTGAATGGTCAGGTCATCGAACCGCGAGATGCTGAAGACCTGGTGTTTATCGCGTTGAACAAACCGGTTGGCATTGTCAGCACCACGGAAGACGGCGAGCGGGACAACATCGTTGATTTCGTAAACCACAGCAGCCGCATTTTCCCGATTGGTCGTCTGGATAAAGACTCTCAGGGTCTGATTTTCCTCACTAACCACGGCGACCTGGTAAACAAAATCCTGCGTGCCGGTAACGACCACGAGAAAGAGTACATCGTTACGGTGAACAAGCCAGTGACGGATGAGTTTATTCGCGGGATGGGGGCGGGCGTGCCGATCCTGGGTACCGTGACGAAGAAATGTAAGGTCAAAAAAGAAGCACCGTTTGCGTTCCGAATCACGCTGGTGCAGGGGCTGAACCGCCAGATCCGCCGCATGTGCGAGCACTTCGGCTATGACGTGACGAAGCTGGAACGTACCCGCATCATGAACGTCAGCCTGTCCGGGATCCCGCTGGGCGAGTGGCGTGACTTAACGGATGATGAACTGATCGAGCTGTTCAAGCTTATCGAGAACTCCTCGTCCGAAGCGAAGCCGAAAGCTAAAGCGAAACCTAAAACCCAGGCGATAAAGCGCCCGGTGGTGAACGCGCCGCAGGCGGAAGAGAAAGGGCGTGGCAAGCCGGCCAACGGGAAGCGCTTTGTCCAGCCGGGCCGCAAAAAGAAAGGGCGCTAG
- the pgi gene encoding glucose-6-phosphate isomerase, translating into MKNINPTQTAAWQALQKHFDEMKDVTLADLFANDGDRFNKFSATFDDLMLVDFSKNRITEETLAKLQDLAKETELADAIKSMFSGEKINRTEDRAVLHVALRNRSNTPIIVDGKDVMPEVNAVLEKMKTFSKAIISGSWKGYTGKAITDVVNIGIGGSDLGPFMVTEALRPYKNHLNMHFVSNVDGTHIAEVLKNVNPETTLFLVASKTFTTQETMTNAHSARDWFLKTAGDNQHVAKHFAALSTNGKAVGEFGIDIANMFEFWDWVGGRYSLWSAIGLSIILSVGFDNFVELLSGAHAMDKHFSSTAPEKNLPVLLALIGIWYNNFFGAETEAILPYDQYMHRFAAYFQQGNMESNGKYVDRNGNAVDYQTGPIIWGEPGTNGQHAFYQLIHQGTKMVPCDFIAPAITHNALSDHHPKLLSNFFAQTEALAFGKSREVVEQEYRDQGKDPATLDHVVPFKVFEGNRPTNSILLREITPFSLGALIALYEHKIFTQGAILNIFTFDQWGVELGKQLANRILPELGDDKAINSHDSSTNGLINRYKAWRT; encoded by the coding sequence ATGAAAAACATCAACCCAACGCAGACCGCTGCCTGGCAGGCATTACAAAAACATTTTGATGAAATGAAAGACGTCACCCTCGCGGATCTGTTCGCAAACGATGGCGATCGTTTCAATAAATTCTCCGCGACTTTTGATGACCTGATGCTGGTGGACTTCTCCAAAAACCGCATTACCGAAGAGACGCTGGCAAAACTGCAGGATCTGGCGAAAGAGACAGAGCTGGCAGACGCCATCAAATCCATGTTCTCCGGTGAGAAGATCAACCGCACCGAAGACCGTGCCGTGCTGCACGTGGCGCTGCGTAACCGTAGCAATACGCCGATCATCGTTGACGGCAAAGATGTAATGCCGGAAGTGAACGCGGTGCTGGAAAAGATGAAAACCTTCTCTAAAGCGATCATCTCCGGTAGCTGGAAGGGCTACACCGGTAAAGCAATCACCGACGTGGTGAACATTGGTATCGGCGGTTCAGACCTTGGTCCTTTTATGGTGACCGAAGCGCTGCGTCCGTACAAAAATCACCTCAACATGCATTTCGTCTCTAACGTTGATGGTACCCATATTGCCGAAGTGCTGAAGAACGTGAACCCGGAAACGACCCTGTTCCTGGTGGCGTCTAAAACCTTCACCACTCAGGAAACCATGACCAACGCCCACAGCGCGCGCGACTGGTTCCTGAAAACGGCTGGCGATAACCAGCACGTGGCGAAACACTTTGCTGCGCTTTCCACTAACGGTAAAGCCGTGGGCGAGTTCGGTATCGATATCGCCAACATGTTTGAGTTCTGGGACTGGGTTGGCGGCCGTTATTCTCTGTGGTCTGCCATTGGCTTGTCTATTATCCTGTCCGTGGGCTTCGACAACTTCGTTGAACTGTTGTCCGGCGCGCACGCGATGGATAAACACTTCTCCAGCACCGCGCCTGAGAAAAATCTGCCGGTGCTGTTGGCGCTGATCGGTATCTGGTACAACAACTTCTTCGGCGCCGAAACCGAAGCCATTCTGCCATACGACCAGTACATGCACCGCTTTGCTGCTTACTTCCAGCAGGGCAACATGGAATCCAACGGTAAATACGTGGACCGTAACGGCAACGCGGTGGATTACCAGACCGGTCCAATCATCTGGGGCGAGCCGGGTACCAACGGCCAGCACGCGTTCTACCAGCTGATTCACCAGGGCACCAAAATGGTGCCATGCGATTTCATTGCGCCTGCCATTACGCATAACGCGTTGTCGGACCACCATCCAAAGCTGCTGTCTAACTTCTTCGCCCAGACGGAAGCGCTGGCGTTCGGTAAATCTCGCGAGGTGGTTGAGCAGGAATACCGTGATCAGGGTAAAGACCCTGCCACCCTTGACCACGTGGTGCCGTTCAAGGTGTTTGAAGGCAACCGCCCAACCAACTCCATTCTGCTACGCGAAATCACCCCGTTTAGCCTGGGCGCGCTGATTGCTCTGTATGAGCACAAAATTTTCACCCAGGGCGCCATTCTGAACATCTTCACCTTTGACCAGTGGGGCGTTGAGCTGGGTAAACAGCTGGCAAATCGTATTCTGCCAGAGCTGGGTGACGATAAGGCAATTAACAGCCACGATAGCTCTACGAATGGTTTGATTAACCGCTATAAAGCATGGCGTACGTAA
- the yjbE gene encoding exopolysaccharide production protein YjbE, whose translation MKKVLYGIFAISALAATSVYAAPVQVGEAAGSAATSASAGSSTAASTSAVSSAVGVALAATGGGDGSNTGTTTTTTTSTQ comes from the coding sequence ATGAAAAAAGTACTGTATGGCATTTTTGCCATATCTGCGCTTGCGGCGACATCTGTGTATGCGGCTCCGGTTCAGGTCGGTGAAGCAGCAGGGTCGGCAGCGACGTCTGCGTCTGCGGGGAGTTCTACCGCGGCCAGTACCAGCGCCGTAAGTTCAGCCGTGGGTGTCGCGCTGGCGGCAACCGGTGGCGGTGATGGCTCTAATACCGGAACCACGACCACCACGACGACCAGCACCCAGTAA
- a CDS encoding capsule biosynthesis GfcC D2 domain-containing protein, with protein MKTVIRVAVIASLITPVAWSAGTVKVYTPESQKPKTLTDAGHLLDLVGQPRLANSWWTGAVISERQATVEAEQKHRALLARLAGLAGQEDGDDTAAINSVRQQLQALKVTGRQKVNLDPDEVRVAENGNPALEGDYTLWLPAQPSTITVMGLISSPGEKPFTPGRDVASYLDEQRLLSGADNSYAWVVYPDGHTQKASVAYWNKRHIEPMPGSIIFVGFADHFWTKAYDGLNADILHSLTQRIPD; from the coding sequence ATGAAAACAGTTATCCGCGTAGCAGTGATCGCCAGCCTGATAACCCCTGTGGCATGGTCTGCGGGAACAGTGAAGGTTTATACGCCGGAAAGCCAAAAACCGAAAACATTAACCGACGCAGGGCACTTGCTCGATCTTGTCGGCCAGCCAAGGCTTGCCAACAGCTGGTGGACTGGTGCGGTCATCAGTGAGCGACAGGCGACGGTTGAGGCAGAACAAAAACACCGCGCGCTGCTGGCCCGGCTGGCGGGGTTAGCCGGACAGGAAGATGGCGATGATACTGCAGCCATTAACAGCGTTCGCCAGCAGCTCCAGGCGCTGAAGGTGACGGGCCGCCAGAAGGTGAACCTGGATCCCGATGAAGTGCGTGTGGCTGAAAACGGCAACCCGGCGCTGGAAGGGGACTATACGCTGTGGCTACCGGCGCAGCCTTCCACCATCACCGTGATGGGGCTGATTAGCAGCCCAGGTGAAAAGCCCTTTACGCCAGGCCGGGATGTGGCGAGCTATCTCGACGAGCAGCGCCTGCTGAGCGGGGCGGATAATAGCTACGCATGGGTGGTTTACCCTGACGGGCACACGCAAAAAGCCTCAGTGGCCTACTGGAATAAACGCCATATCGAACCCATGCCAGGCAGCATCATTTTTGTCGGTTTTGCCGACCATTTCTGGACGAAGGCCTATGACGGGTTAAACGCCGATATCCTTCATTCCCTGACGCAGCGGATCCCGGATTAA
- a CDS encoding YjbF family lipoprotein: MKRPAIIMFCLLLQACSATTKGLGNSLWDSMFGTPGVHLTDDELQNMPYASQYIQLNDGPQLFVVLAFDENGQQKWVTQDQATIVTRHGRLVKTLLGGDNLLEVNNIAADPLIKPNQITDGASWTRTLGWTEHKQVRYATARSVFRWDGTDSVKVGSDETQVRVLDEEVTTDQARWHNRFWVDDEGQIRQSLQYLGAGFFPVKTTLIKAAKS, from the coding sequence GTGAAGCGACCTGCAATCATCATGTTTTGCCTGCTGTTGCAGGCGTGCTCAGCCACCACCAAAGGGCTGGGAAATTCACTGTGGGACAGCATGTTTGGCACACCGGGCGTACATCTGACCGATGACGAACTGCAAAACATGCCGTATGCCAGCCAGTACATACAGTTAAACGATGGCCCGCAGCTGTTTGTGGTGCTCGCTTTCGATGAAAACGGGCAGCAGAAATGGGTGACGCAGGATCAGGCCACCATCGTCACCCGGCATGGACGTCTCGTGAAAACGCTTCTCGGCGGCGACAACCTGCTTGAGGTGAACAACATCGCCGCAGACCCACTCATTAAGCCGAACCAGATAACCGACGGCGCAAGCTGGACGCGCACCCTGGGGTGGACCGAACACAAGCAGGTGCGCTATGCCACTGCCCGCTCGGTATTCCGCTGGGATGGCACGGACAGCGTGAAAGTGGGCAGTGACGAAACGCAGGTTCGCGTGCTGGATGAAGAGGTCACCACCGACCAGGCCCGCTGGCATAACCGCTTCTGGGTGGATGATGAAGGGCAGATCCGCCAGTCCTTGCAGTATCTCGGCGCCGGTTTCTTCCCGGTGAAGACCACCCTGATCAAGGCCGCGAAGTCATGA
- a CDS encoding Na/Pi cotransporter family protein has protein sequence MLTLLHLLSAVALLVWGTHIVRTGVMRVFGARLRTVLSGSVEKKPLAFCAGIGVTALVQSSNATTMLVTSFVAQDLVALAPALVIVLGADVGTALMARILTFDLSWLSPLLIFIGVIFFLGRKQTRAGQLGRVGIGLGLILLALELIVQAVTPITQASGVQVIFASLTGDIMLDALIGAVFAIVSYSSLAAVLLTATLTTAGAISFPVALCLVIGANLGSGLLAMLNNSAANAAARRVALGSLLFKLVGSLIILPFVHPLANLMDNLPLPKAELVIYFHVFYNLVRCLAMVPFAVPMARFCERLIRDEPELDVRLKPKHLDTSVLDTPALAIANAARETLRMGDAMETMLEGLQKVMHGEPREAKELRRLADDINVLYTAIKLYLARIPQDELAEEESRRWAEIIEMSLNLEQASDIVERMGSEIADKSLAARRAFSGEGLKELETLHEKLVSNLKLAMSVFFSSDVPGARRLRRNKHRFRILNRRYSHAHVERLHQQNVQSIETSSLHLGLLGDMKRLNSLFCAVAYSVMEQPDEDGERDEY, from the coding sequence GTGCTGACGTTGTTACACCTGCTCTCCGCAGTGGCATTGCTGGTCTGGGGCACGCACATTGTCCGTACCGGCGTGATGCGCGTATTTGGCGCGCGCTTACGTACCGTTCTTAGCGGAAGCGTTGAGAAGAAGCCGCTCGCCTTCTGCGCGGGCATCGGCGTGACCGCGCTGGTGCAAAGCAGTAACGCCACCACCATGCTTGTGACCTCGTTTGTGGCGCAGGATCTGGTGGCGCTTGCTCCGGCGTTAGTGATCGTTCTGGGCGCCGACGTGGGAACCGCGCTGATGGCGCGTATCCTGACCTTTGACCTCTCCTGGCTGTCGCCGCTGCTGATTTTTATCGGCGTCATCTTTTTCCTCGGCCGCAAGCAGACCCGTGCCGGACAGCTTGGCCGCGTGGGCATTGGCCTCGGCCTCATCCTGCTTGCGCTTGAGCTGATTGTGCAGGCGGTTACCCCTATTACCCAGGCCAGCGGCGTGCAGGTGATTTTCGCCTCACTGACCGGGGATATTATGCTGGATGCGCTGATCGGCGCGGTCTTTGCCATCGTCAGCTACTCCAGTCTGGCGGCGGTGTTACTGACGGCGACGTTAACCACGGCGGGGGCGATCTCCTTCCCGGTGGCGCTGTGCCTGGTTATCGGTGCTAACCTCGGCTCAGGGCTGCTGGCGATGCTCAACAACAGTGCGGCCAATGCCGCCGCCCGCCGCGTGGCGCTGGGCAGCCTGCTGTTTAAGCTGGTGGGCAGCCTGATTATTCTGCCGTTCGTTCACCCGCTGGCAAACCTGATGGACAACCTCCCGTTACCGAAGGCGGAGCTGGTTATCTACTTCCACGTCTTCTATAACCTGGTGCGCTGCCTGGCGATGGTACCTTTTGCCGTGCCGATGGCCCGCTTCTGCGAACGCCTTATTCGCGACGAACCGGAACTCGATGTTCGCCTTAAGCCTAAGCATCTGGATACCTCTGTGCTGGACACGCCGGCGCTGGCTATCGCCAATGCCGCCCGCGAAACGCTACGCATGGGGGATGCGATGGAGACCATGCTCGAGGGCCTGCAAAAGGTCATGCACGGGGAGCCGCGCGAAGCGAAAGAGTTGCGCAGGCTGGCCGACGACATCAACGTGCTCTATACCGCCATAAAACTCTATCTGGCGCGTATTCCGCAGGACGAACTGGCGGAAGAGGAGTCCCGTCGCTGGGCGGAAATCATCGAGATGTCGCTTAACCTTGAGCAGGCCTCGGATATCGTCGAGCGTATGGGCAGTGAAATTGCCGACAAATCGCTGGCCGCGCGTCGGGCGTTTTCAGGCGAAGGTTTGAAGGAACTGGAAACACTTCACGAAAAACTGGTGAGCAACCTGAAGCTGGCGATGTCGGTCTTCTTCTCCAGCGACGTACCGGGCGCGCGACGCCTGCGCCGCAACAAGCACCGTTTCCGCATCCTTAACCGCCGCTATTCACACGCGCACGTTGAGCGATTGCACCAGCAGAACGTGCAGAGTATCGAAACCAGTTCCCTGCACCTGGGGCTGCTGGGGGATATGAAGCGCCTTAATTCCTTGTTCTGCGCGGTGGCGTATAGCGTGATGGAACAGCCGGATGAAGACGGCGAGCGGGATGAGTATTAA
- the lysC gene encoding lysine-sensitive aspartokinase 3, with the protein MTSFVVAKFGGTSVADYAAMNRSADVVLADPNTRLVVLSASAGVTNLLVSLSEGLEAPERFVKLDALRKIQFDILECLHNPDVIREEIERLLENITTLAEAASLANSTALTDELVSHGELMSTLLFVEILRERSVQAQWFDVRKVMRTSDRFGRAEPDIEALAELAGQQLAPRLEESIVITQGFIGSEAKGRTTTLGRGGSDYTAALLGEALHASRVDIWTDVPGIYTTDPRVVATAKRIDVIAFEEAAEMATFGAKVLHPATLLPAVRSDIPVFVGSSKDPKAGGTMVCKRTESPPLFRALALRRKQTLVTLHSHNMLHSRGFLAEVFGILARHNISVDLITTSEVSIALTLDTTGSTSKGDTLLTQSLLIELSELCRVEVEEDLALVAIIGNKLSRACGVGKEVFGVLDPFSIRMICYGASSYNLCFLVPADQAEQVVQKLHQNLFE; encoded by the coding sequence ATGACGAGTTTTGTGGTCGCCAAATTTGGCGGCACCAGTGTGGCAGATTACGCTGCCATGAACCGCAGCGCCGATGTAGTGCTGGCCGATCCGAATACCCGCCTGGTGGTGCTCTCTGCATCCGCTGGCGTGACGAACCTGCTGGTTTCTCTGTCTGAAGGACTGGAAGCGCCCGAACGTTTCGTGAAGCTGGATGCACTGCGCAAAATTCAGTTCGATATTCTTGAATGTCTGCACAATCCGGACGTGATCCGCGAGGAAATCGAGCGTCTGCTGGAAAACATCACCACGCTGGCGGAAGCGGCCTCTCTGGCAAACTCCACCGCCCTGACGGATGAACTGGTCAGCCACGGGGAGCTAATGTCTACCCTGCTGTTCGTTGAGATCCTGCGCGAGCGTAGCGTTCAGGCGCAGTGGTTTGACGTGCGTAAAGTAATGCGCACCAGCGATCGCTTTGGCCGTGCCGAGCCGGACATTGAGGCGCTGGCCGAGCTGGCTGGCCAGCAGTTAGCTCCGCGCCTGGAAGAAAGTATTGTGATCACCCAGGGCTTTATCGGCAGCGAAGCGAAAGGCCGCACCACAACGCTTGGCCGGGGCGGTAGCGACTATACCGCAGCCCTGCTGGGTGAAGCCCTGCACGCTAGCCGTGTGGATATCTGGACCGACGTGCCGGGCATTTACACTACCGACCCACGCGTGGTTGCTACGGCAAAACGTATTGATGTCATCGCCTTTGAAGAAGCGGCGGAGATGGCAACCTTCGGCGCAAAAGTACTACATCCTGCAACGCTGCTGCCTGCCGTGCGCAGCGATATTCCGGTTTTCGTCGGCTCCAGTAAAGACCCGAAAGCAGGCGGCACAATGGTCTGTAAGCGTACCGAAAGCCCGCCGCTGTTCCGCGCGCTGGCGCTGCGTCGCAAGCAGACTCTGGTCACGCTGCACAGCCATAATATGCTCCACTCACGCGGCTTCCTGGCAGAAGTATTTGGGATCCTTGCGCGCCACAATATCTCCGTAGATCTGATCACCACGTCGGAAGTAAGTATCGCCCTGACGCTGGATACCACCGGCTCAACGTCCAAGGGCGATACCCTGCTGACGCAGTCGCTGCTGATTGAGCTGTCTGAGCTGTGCCGCGTAGAAGTGGAAGAAGATCTGGCGCTGGTGGCTATCATCGGTAACAAACTGTCGCGCGCCTGTGGCGTGGGCAAAGAGGTCTTCGGCGTACTCGACCCGTTCAGCATCCGCATGATTTGCTACGGTGCTTCCAGCTATAACCTTTGTTTCCTGGTACCGGCCGATCAGGCAGAGCAGGTCGTGCAGAAACTTCATCAGAATTTGTTTGAATAA
- the psiE gene encoding phosphate-starvation-inducible protein PsiE produces MTSLTRPRVEFISTILQTVLNLGLLSLGLILVVFLGKETVHLADVLFAPEQTSKYALVEGLVVYFLYFEFIALIVKYFQSGFHFPLRYFVYIGITAIVRLIIVDHKSPLDVLIYSAAILLLVITLWLCNSKRLKRE; encoded by the coding sequence ATGACATCCCTGACCCGCCCGCGCGTTGAGTTTATCTCAACGATCCTCCAGACCGTGCTTAATCTCGGTCTGCTGAGCCTTGGCCTGATCCTGGTCGTCTTTCTCGGTAAAGAGACGGTGCATCTGGCGGATGTGCTGTTTGCCCCCGAACAAACCAGCAAATATGCGCTGGTGGAAGGGCTGGTGGTTTACTTTCTCTATTTTGAATTTATCGCCCTGATTGTGAAGTATTTTCAGTCCGGCTTTCACTTCCCGCTGCGCTATTTTGTTTACATTGGGATCACCGCGATTGTGCGGTTGATCATCGTCGATCATAAATCCCCGCTCGACGTGCTGATCTATTCGGCGGCAATCCTGCTGCTGGTGATCACCCTGTGGCTGTGTAACTCTAAACGGTTAAAGAGAGAGTAA
- a CDS encoding YjbH domain-containing protein, whose amino-acid sequence MKRTYLYSMLALCVSAACHAETYPAPIGPSQSDFGGVGLLQTPTARMAREGEISLNYRDNDQYRYYSASVQLFPWLETTLRYTDVRTKKYSSVEAFSGNQTYKDKAFDVKLRLWEESYWMPQVSVGAKDIGGTGLFDAEYIVASKAWGPFDFSLGLGWGYLGTSGNVKNPFCSYSDKYCYRDNSYKKAGSINGDQMFHGPASLFGGVEYQTPWQPLRLKLEYEGNNYSEDFAGKIEQKSKFNVGAIYRVTDWADVNLSYERGNTVMFGFTLRTNFNDMHPRYNDNARPTYQPEPQDAIIQHSVVANQLTLLKYNAGFANPKIQTRGDTLYVTGEQVKYRDSQEGIERANRIIMNDLPEGIRTIRITENRLNLPQVTTETDVASLKRHLEGEPLGHETELVQKRIEPVVPETTEQGWYIDKSRFDFHIDPVLNQSVGGPENFYMYQLGVMATADLWLTDHLLTTGSLFGNIANNYGKFNYTNPPNDSTLPRVRTRVREYVQNNAYVNNLQANYFQYFGNGFYGQVYGGYLETMYGGAGAEVLYRPVDSNWAFGIDANYVKQRDWRSAQDMMKFTDYSVKTGHLTAYWTPSFAQNVLVKASVGQYLAGDKGGTLDISRHFDSGVVVGGYATITNVSPDEYGEGDFTKGVYVSIPLDLFSSGPTRSRAAVGWTPLTRDGGQPLGRKFQLYDMTSDKNINFR is encoded by the coding sequence ATGAAAAGAACCTATCTCTACAGCATGCTGGCGCTGTGCGTAAGTGCCGCCTGCCATGCGGAAACCTATCCGGCACCCATTGGCCCGTCTCAGTCAGACTTTGGCGGTGTCGGTTTACTGCAAACGCCTACTGCCCGTATGGCGCGTGAGGGTGAAATCAGCCTTAACTATCGCGATAACGACCAGTACCGCTACTACTCTGCGTCGGTGCAGTTGTTCCCATGGCTGGAAACCACGCTGCGCTATACCGATGTCCGTACAAAAAAGTACAGCAGCGTTGAAGCCTTCTCCGGCAACCAGACCTATAAAGACAAAGCGTTCGACGTAAAATTGCGCCTGTGGGAAGAGAGTTACTGGATGCCGCAGGTTTCCGTTGGGGCGAAAGATATTGGCGGTACGGGCCTGTTTGATGCGGAATACATTGTGGCGAGCAAGGCGTGGGGCCCGTTTGATTTCTCGCTGGGTCTTGGCTGGGGCTATCTCGGCACCAGCGGCAACGTGAAAAACCCGTTCTGCTCCTACAGCGATAAGTATTGCTATCGCGATAACAGCTATAAAAAAGCCGGCTCGATTAACGGCGATCAGATGTTCCACGGCCCGGCTTCGCTGTTTGGCGGCGTGGAATACCAAACGCCGTGGCAGCCGCTGCGCCTGAAGCTGGAATACGAAGGGAATAACTACAGCGAAGATTTTGCCGGGAAAATTGAGCAGAAGAGCAAGTTTAACGTCGGCGCCATTTACCGCGTGACCGATTGGGCCGACGTTAACCTCAGCTATGAGCGTGGCAACACCGTGATGTTTGGCTTCACGCTACGCACCAACTTCAACGATATGCATCCGCGCTACAACGACAATGCGCGACCGACGTATCAGCCGGAGCCGCAGGATGCGATCATTCAGCACTCCGTGGTGGCTAACCAGTTGACGTTGCTGAAATATAACGCCGGTTTTGCGAACCCGAAAATTCAGACCAGGGGCGATACGCTGTACGTTACTGGCGAGCAGGTGAAATATCGCGACTCGCAAGAAGGGATAGAGCGTGCCAACCGGATAATCATGAACGATCTGCCGGAGGGGATCCGAACGATCCGCATCACGGAGAACCGTCTTAACCTGCCGCAGGTAACCACAGAAACCGATGTCGCCAGTCTCAAGCGCCATCTGGAAGGTGAACCCTTAGGGCATGAAACCGAGCTGGTGCAAAAACGCATTGAGCCGGTCGTACCCGAAACCACCGAGCAGGGCTGGTATATCGATAAATCGCGCTTCGATTTCCACATTGACCCGGTACTGAATCAGTCCGTTGGCGGGCCGGAAAACTTTTACATGTACCAGTTGGGCGTCATGGCGACGGCGGATCTGTGGCTCACTGACCACCTCCTGACCACCGGAAGCCTGTTTGGCAACATTGCGAATAACTACGGCAAGTTCAACTACACTAACCCGCCGAACGACTCGACGCTACCGCGCGTACGTACCCGCGTGCGTGAATATGTGCAGAACAACGCCTATGTGAATAACCTGCAGGCCAACTATTTTCAGTACTTCGGCAATGGTTTCTACGGCCAGGTGTATGGCGGTTATCTGGAAACCATGTACGGCGGCGCGGGGGCTGAAGTGCTTTATCGGCCTGTCGACAGCAACTGGGCGTTTGGGATTGATGCCAATTATGTGAAGCAGCGTGACTGGCGTAGCGCGCAGGACATGATGAAGTTCACTGACTACAGCGTTAAAACCGGCCATCTAACCGCCTACTGGACGCCGTCGTTTGCGCAGAATGTGCTGGTGAAAGCCAGCGTCGGTCAGTATCTGGCAGGCGATAAAGGCGGCACGCTGGATATCTCCAGACATTTCGACAGCGGCGTGGTCGTGGGGGGTTATGCCACCATCACTAACGTTTCGCCGGACGAATACGGGGAAGGGGACTTCACCAAAGGCGTGTATGTGTCAATTCCGCTGGATCTGTTCTCGTCTGGCCCAACTCGCAGCCGCGCGGCAGTGGGCTGGACGCCGCTGACGCGCGATGGCGGCCAGCCGCTTGGGCGTAAATTCCAGCTGTATGATATGACCAGCGATAAGAATATTAACTTCAGATAA
- a CDS encoding DUF3811 domain-containing protein, whose protein sequence is MATPRLTQKEMTEAEQRELKTLLDRARIAHGRTLTNAETNQVKKEYIDKLMAQREAAAKKARKLKKEQAYKPDAEATFSWSATTSTRGRR, encoded by the coding sequence ATGGCTACACCACGTTTGACCCAGAAAGAGATGACCGAAGCCGAGCAGCGTGAACTGAAAACGCTTCTCGACCGCGCCCGCATCGCGCATGGCCGCACGCTGACGAACGCCGAAACCAATCAGGTTAAGAAAGAGTACATCGATAAACTGATGGCGCAACGTGAGGCTGCGGCGAAGAAAGCCCGCAAGCTGAAAAAAGAGCAGGCCTATAAGCCAGATGCAGAGGCGACCTTTTCCTGGTCCGCCACCACATCAACCCGTGGCAGGCGCTAA